The Columba livia isolate bColLiv1 breed racing homer chromosome 18, bColLiv1.pat.W.v2, whole genome shotgun sequence genome includes a region encoding these proteins:
- the MYOCD gene encoding myocardin isoform X8, whose amino-acid sequence MAPSSSHHPLRSARTFCSYGFSREGPVSSWQTKASCHTEDYLKHKIRSRPERSDLVNMHILQGTQVSFPKPADAFAFEEDSSNDGLSPEQARSEDSPGSTESVAGSKAPEPAPPTPAGQAQDHPHGTDGHAPEPASGQGSRCDSPKQAAGQESPPLPVTSAVKSKSSSDSKNRHKKPKDTKPKVKKLKYHQYIPPDQKAEKSPPPMDSAYARLLQQQQLFLQLQILSQQQQQQQQQQQHFSYPGMHQGQLKQSNEQMVKSSNSSSTSVNNTPLSPVKTTFSGQTCVSSIKPGPLPSNLDDLKVSELRQQLRIRGLPVSGTKTALMERLRPFQECGSNTVPNFSEITTVTFPVTPTSTLSSYQSQSSTNMLSNGFYHFGSTSSTPPISPASSDLSVSGSLPDTFNDGPMSSPQFGLQPSPVHGNAEESLMSSMNGGSIQLELEGIDTEKDKMLVEKQKVINELTWKLQQEQRQVEELRMQLQKRKRSNGLEEKQQQPAQHFFGVPIKQENAVSSCPFASKQTALKGQASSSDKLSNCGVPQLPHIVNSHCLEPTGQSTITSSTFLSPQCSPQHSPLGAAKSPQHISLPPSPNSHYLLSVSPGSQAEGRSGSPQTNSCLRTASQITRSQQMDELLDVLIESGEMPANAKEDRSCLQKVPQITVSTGNSSASLPKSSAPFEQVSSAQLPFEHCPGSSDTHLEVLLNAHSPLGRVSEISLLKMGGEESHFEGMIEGFSGKAGDELLTSQEILQTPLSPMETQLSPSPADGSSLHMSFTESPWETMEWLDLTPPSSATGFGSLTPAGPSIFNIDFLDVTDLNLNTSMDLHLQQW is encoded by the exons GCACCCAGGTCAGCTTCCCCAAGCCCGCCGACGCCTTCGCTTTCGAGGAGGACAGCAGCAATGACGGGCTGTCTCCCGAGCAGGCCAGGAGCGAGGACTCGCCGGGCTCCACCGAGTCAGTGGCCGGCAGCAAGGCCCCGGAGCCCGCCCCCCCCACGCCCGCCGGGCAGGCCCAG GATCACCCCCATGGCACCGATGGCCATGCACCGGAGCCGGCATCGGGGCAAGGCAGCCGGTGTGACAGCCCCAAGCAGGCAGCGGGTCAGGAGAGCCCACCGCTCCCGGTGACCTCCGCCGTGAAG TCCAAATCATCCAGTGATAGCAAGAACCGTCACAAAAAGCCCAAGGACACCAAGCCCAAGGTGAAGAAGCTGAAGTATCATCAGTACATCCCTCCAGACCAGAAGGCAGAGAAGTCTCCTCCACCCATGGACTCTGCATATGCCCgactcctccagcagcagcagctcttcctgcagctccagatcctcagccagcagcagcagcaacaacagcaacagcagcagcacttcaGCTACCCAGGGATGCACCAAGGCCAGCTAAA GCAATCAAATGAACAAATGGTCAAAAGTTCAAATTCTTCATCAACTTCTGTCAACAACACCCCCCTTTCTCCTGTGAAAACCACCTTTTCAGGCCAGACTTGTGTCTCATCTATCAAGCCAGGTCCTCTGCCATCTAACCTGGATGATCTGAAA GTGTCAGAACTGAGACAGCAGCTCCGAATACGAGGCCTGCCTGTGTCGGGTACCAAAACAGCTCTAATGGAACGGCTGCGACCCTTCCAGGAGTGCGGCAGCAACACGGTGCCAAACTTCAGTGAGATCACCACCGTCACCTTCCCAGTCACTCCGACAAGCACCCTGTCAAGTTACCAGTCACAGTCCTCCACCAACATGTTATCAAATGGCTTCTACCACTTtggcagcaccagctccacccCACCCATCTCTCCAGCCTCCTCCGATCTCTCTGTGAGCGGCTCTTTGCCAGACACATTCAACGACGGGCCCATGTCTTCTCCACAGTTCGGTCTCCAGCCATCTCCCGTTCATGGCAATGCTGAAGAAAGCCTCATGAGCAGCATGAATGGAGGGAGCATCCAGCTGGAGCTGGAAGGGATCGACACAGAGAAAGACAAGATGCTGGTGGAGAAGCAGAAGGTTATCAATGAACTGACGTGGAAgctgcagcaagagcagaggcaggTAGAAGAGCTACGGATGCAGCTCCAGAAGCGAAAGAGAAGCAATGGCCTTGAAGAGAAGCAGCAACAGCCTGCTCAGCATTTCTTTGGTGTCCCCATCAAGCAAGAAAATGCGGTGTCCAGCTGTCCGTTTGCATCCAAACAAACTGCCTTGAAAGGCCAAGCCAGCAGCTCGGATAAGTTGAGTAACTGTGGGGTGCCGCAGCTGCCTCACATTGTAAATAGCCACTGCTTGGAGCCTACAGGGCAAAGCACCATCACCTCCTCGACATTCCTGAGCCCGCAGTGCTCCCCCCAGCACTCCCCACTGGGGGCTGCGAAGAGCCCCCAGCACATCAGCCTGCCACCATCCCCCAACAGCCACTATCTCCTCTCGGTGTCCCCTGGCTCACAGGCAGAAGGGCGCAGCGGGTCCCCACAGACCAACAGTTGCCTTCGCACAGCATCG CAGATAACACGAAGTCAGCAGATGGACGAGCTCCTGGATGTGCTGATTGAGAGTGGAG AAATGCCTGCCAATGCCAAGGAAGATCGGTCCTGCCTCCAGAAAGTACCTCAGATAACCGTGTCTACAGGGAACTCCAGCGCTTCTCTCCCAAAGTCATCTGCCCCCTTCGAGCAGGTCTCCTCAGCCCAGCTTCCCTTCGAGCACTGTCCGGGCAGCAGCGACACCCACCTCGAGGTTCTGCTGAACGCCCACAGCCCCCTGGGGAGGGTCAGTGAAATCTCCCTGCTGAAGATGGGGGGAGAAGAGTCCCACTTTGAAGGGATGATAGAGGGCTTCTCTGGCAAAGCTGGAGATGAACTGCTCACCTCCCAGGAGATTTTACAGACTCCTCTGTCACCCATGGAAACCcagctctccccttcccctgctgaTGGCTCCAGTTTACACATGAGTTTCACTGAGTCTCCATGGGAAACAATGGAGTGGCTGGACCTCACCCCCCCGAGCTCCGCCACCGGCTTCGGCTCGCTCACCCCCGCGGGTCCCAGCATCTTCAACATTGATTTCCTAGATGTTACCGATCTCAATCTAAACACCAGCATGGACCTGCACCTGCAGCAGTGGTGA